The proteins below come from a single Caulobacter flavus genomic window:
- a CDS encoding baseplate multidomain protein megatron — protein MAQMILTGASSGLGSLGAVGATLGAMVDVGLAAALAPARVSGPRIAELKLTGAAEGAPMPCAFGRARVAGQVIWAARFREHRRQSGGKGGRVRSYGYSLSFALAVGEGPIDGIGRVWADGKVMDMDGVAMRVHRGTQDQAPDPLIAAVEGEGGGEAPAYRGTAYVVFEDLALDAFGGRPPQLSFEVLRRPGGEGTGLEDRLRSVCLIPGAGEFVLATDVVLRREGLTRTSAENQNNAEGRADLLVSLDQLLAQLPNVRHVNLVVSWFGTDLRCGTCQIRPGVEAADKPTEPMAWNVAGLSRGQARPISSSGGAVAYGGTPADAAVIQAIAELKRRGLSVTLYPFVLMDVPAGNGLADPHGGSEQAAYPWRGRISCHPAPGRAGSPHRTAAAAGQVAAFFDGEWGLGRFVRHYAQLAARAGGVDGFLIGSELVGVTRVRDAAGFPAVDALKALAGQVRALVGPDTKIGYAADWSEYFGSQPADGSGDVHFHLDPLWADPDIDFVGIDYYPPITDWRDGEDHEDALAGWGGPHDPDYLRHGLTGGEGFEWFYASAQDRAAQARTPITDGAHGEPWVFRPKDLLGWWSNPHHDRPGGVRQASPTAWVPRSKPIRLIEFGCGAVDKGANAPNLFVDDKSAESALPPFSDGSADELGQRRALEAVLGWVADPAANPVSPVYGGPMIEQASAWCWDARPFPDFPARATVWADAPNWRLGHWLNGRAGAAGLAELVVAVAARAGVEIDPGEARGALGGIVAGYVIERPMRLRDALAPLTEAFGLDAVERGGRVRLVSRSGPALGVLAGEDLAWPEDRPAPTSAARRLEDAAGAVRLRFVDLARDYQAGGLVVREGPGALTLDVEAPLVLTAAQAGAIARRRLDAESAARRERIVHLSPLAALRWQAGDRLTLDGETWRAARVDLDERPRMKLLPVLPMTGETGAIDWSPAPARPPVGPPALLVLDLPPLPGAEEDVRPLVAVAAQPWRAFDVHAGAGAEALRVRATATASATVGTTLSDLPAGPRHRIDRGTRLVARLEGEAPRSRARAAVLAGENLLAVRGPDGDWELLQFLHAQLIGPETWALSGLLRAQGGSDMAALVPAGATAVLVDEALVRAEVALGERGLPQVWRAAPAGGPAAGPAMTQVEATWRGMALRPWSPAHPRARIVGGETRLSWIARARIGGDGWEAEVAPGEAGEAWRVEILDGEEVVRTAQVATPNFVWTAAMRAADLPAGASGPLSARVAQGSAAFGWGAPATISL, from the coding sequence ATGGCGCAGATGATCCTCACCGGGGCCAGTTCGGGCCTGGGTTCGCTGGGCGCGGTCGGCGCGACCCTGGGGGCGATGGTCGATGTGGGCCTGGCCGCGGCCCTGGCGCCGGCCAGGGTCTCGGGGCCGCGCATCGCCGAACTGAAGCTGACCGGGGCGGCCGAGGGCGCGCCCATGCCCTGCGCGTTCGGCCGGGCGCGGGTGGCCGGCCAGGTGATCTGGGCGGCGCGCTTTCGCGAGCATCGCCGGCAGAGCGGCGGCAAGGGCGGGCGCGTGCGCTCGTACGGCTACAGCCTGTCGTTCGCCCTGGCGGTGGGCGAGGGTCCGATCGACGGGATCGGCCGGGTGTGGGCCGACGGCAAGGTGATGGACATGGACGGCGTGGCCATGCGCGTCCATCGCGGAACGCAGGACCAGGCGCCCGACCCGCTGATCGCGGCTGTAGAGGGCGAGGGAGGGGGCGAGGCGCCGGCCTATCGCGGCACGGCCTACGTGGTGTTCGAGGACCTGGCGCTGGACGCCTTCGGCGGGCGGCCGCCGCAGCTGTCGTTCGAGGTGCTGCGCCGGCCGGGCGGCGAGGGGACGGGGCTGGAGGACCGGCTGCGGAGCGTGTGCCTGATCCCCGGGGCGGGCGAGTTCGTGCTGGCCACCGACGTGGTGCTGCGCCGCGAGGGGCTGACCCGCACCAGCGCCGAGAACCAGAACAACGCCGAGGGGCGGGCCGACCTGCTGGTCTCGCTGGACCAGCTGCTGGCGCAGCTGCCGAACGTGAGGCACGTGAACCTGGTGGTCAGCTGGTTCGGGACCGACCTGCGCTGCGGGACGTGCCAGATCCGGCCGGGCGTCGAAGCGGCCGACAAGCCGACCGAGCCGATGGCCTGGAACGTGGCGGGGCTGTCGCGCGGGCAGGCGCGGCCGATCTCGAGCAGCGGCGGCGCCGTCGCCTACGGCGGCACGCCGGCCGACGCGGCGGTGATCCAGGCGATCGCCGAACTGAAGCGGCGGGGGCTGTCGGTGACCCTCTATCCGTTCGTGCTGATGGACGTGCCGGCGGGTAACGGCCTGGCCGATCCGCATGGCGGGAGCGAGCAGGCGGCCTATCCCTGGCGCGGGCGGATCAGCTGCCATCCGGCGCCGGGACGGGCCGGATCGCCGCACAGGACCGCGGCGGCGGCCGGGCAGGTGGCGGCGTTCTTCGACGGCGAATGGGGCCTTGGCCGGTTCGTGCGGCACTATGCCCAGCTGGCGGCGCGGGCCGGCGGGGTGGACGGCTTCCTGATCGGCTCGGAGCTGGTCGGCGTCACCCGGGTGCGGGACGCGGCGGGGTTTCCGGCGGTGGACGCCCTGAAGGCGCTGGCCGGGCAGGTGCGGGCGCTGGTCGGGCCGGATACGAAGATCGGCTACGCCGCCGACTGGAGCGAGTATTTCGGATCCCAGCCGGCCGACGGCTCGGGCGACGTGCACTTCCATCTCGACCCGCTGTGGGCCGATCCGGACATCGACTTCGTGGGGATCGACTATTACCCGCCGATCACCGACTGGCGGGACGGCGAGGACCACGAGGACGCCCTGGCCGGCTGGGGCGGACCGCACGATCCCGACTACCTGCGCCACGGCCTGACGGGCGGCGAGGGCTTCGAGTGGTTCTACGCCTCGGCGCAGGACCGGGCGGCGCAGGCGCGCACGCCGATCACCGACGGGGCGCATGGCGAGCCCTGGGTGTTCCGGCCCAAGGACCTGCTGGGCTGGTGGAGCAACCCGCACCACGACCGGCCCGGCGGCGTGCGACAGGCCAGCCCGACGGCCTGGGTTCCGAGGTCCAAGCCGATCCGGTTGATCGAGTTCGGCTGCGGGGCGGTGGACAAGGGCGCCAACGCCCCGAACCTGTTCGTCGACGACAAGAGCGCCGAGAGCGCCCTGCCGCCGTTCTCGGACGGAAGCGCCGACGAGCTGGGCCAGCGGCGGGCGCTGGAGGCGGTGCTGGGCTGGGTGGCCGATCCGGCCGCCAATCCTGTGTCGCCGGTCTATGGCGGACCGATGATCGAGCAGGCCAGCGCCTGGTGCTGGGACGCGCGGCCGTTCCCCGACTTTCCGGCCCGCGCGACCGTGTGGGCCGACGCGCCCAACTGGCGGCTGGGCCACTGGCTGAACGGCCGGGCCGGCGCGGCGGGCTTGGCCGAACTGGTCGTGGCCGTGGCGGCGCGGGCCGGCGTCGAGATCGATCCGGGCGAGGCCAGGGGCGCGCTGGGCGGGATCGTGGCCGGCTATGTCATCGAGCGGCCGATGCGGCTGCGCGACGCGCTGGCGCCGCTGACCGAGGCCTTCGGGCTGGACGCGGTGGAGCGGGGCGGCCGGGTGCGGCTGGTCTCGCGCTCGGGTCCGGCGCTGGGCGTGCTGGCCGGGGAAGACCTGGCCTGGCCCGAGGACCGTCCGGCCCCGACCAGCGCGGCGCGGCGGCTGGAGGACGCGGCGGGCGCGGTGCGGCTGCGGTTCGTGGACCTGGCGCGCGACTACCAGGCCGGCGGCCTGGTCGTGCGGGAGGGGCCCGGGGCGCTGACCCTGGACGTCGAGGCGCCGCTGGTGCTGACGGCGGCCCAGGCCGGGGCGATCGCCCGGCGGCGGCTGGACGCCGAAAGCGCCGCGCGGCGCGAGCGGATCGTCCACCTGTCGCCGCTGGCGGCGCTGCGCTGGCAGGCGGGCGATCGCCTGACGCTGGACGGCGAGACCTGGCGGGCGGCGCGGGTCGACCTGGACGAGCGGCCGCGCATGAAGCTGTTGCCCGTGCTGCCGATGACGGGCGAGACCGGGGCGATCGACTGGAGCCCGGCGCCGGCGCGTCCGCCGGTGGGGCCGCCGGCCCTGCTGGTGCTGGACCTGCCGCCTCTGCCGGGCGCGGAGGAGGACGTCCGGCCGCTGGTCGCGGTCGCGGCCCAGCCCTGGCGGGCCTTCGACGTGCATGCGGGGGCGGGCGCCGAGGCGCTGCGCGTGCGGGCGACCGCCACGGCCAGCGCGACGGTGGGGACGACGCTGTCTGACCTGCCGGCCGGGCCCCGGCACAGGATCGACCGGGGCACGCGGCTGGTGGCGCGGCTGGAGGGCGAGGCGCCGCGCAGCCGGGCCCGCGCCGCGGTGCTGGCCGGCGAGAACCTGCTGGCGGTGCGCGGGCCGGACGGCGACTGGGAGCTGCTGCAGTTCCTGCACGCCCAGCTGATCGGGCCGGAGACCTGGGCGCTGAGCGGACTGCTGCGCGCGCAGGGCGGTTCGGACATGGCGGCGCTGGTCCCGGCCGGAGCGACGGCGGTGCTGGTCGACGAAGCGCTGGTCCGGGCCGAGGTCGCCCTGGGCGAGCGGGGCCTGCCCCAGGTCTGGCGCGCCGCGCCGGCCGGCGGTCCGGCGGCGGGGCCGGCGATGACGCAGGTCGAGGCGACCTGGCGGGGCATGGCGCTGCGGCCGTGGTCGCCAGCCCACCCGCGGGCGCGGATCGTGGGCGGCGAGACCCGGCTGTCGTGGATCGCGCGCGCCCGGATCGGCGGCGACGGCTGGGAGGCCGAGGTCGCGCCGGGCGAGGCCGGCGAGGCCTGGCGGGTGGAGATCCTGGACGGCGAAGAGGTGGTGCGGACGGCGCAGGTCGCGACGCCGAACTTCGTGTGGACGGCGGCGATGCGGGCGGCCGACCTGCCGGCCGGGGCGTCCGGACCGCTGTCGGCGCGGGTGGCCCAGGGCTCTGCGGCCTTCGGCTGGGGCGCGCCTGCGACCATCTCGCTGTGA
- a CDS encoding DnaJ C-terminal domain-containing protein, with protein sequence MARDPYLELGVSRGASADEIRKAFRKLAKQYHPDTNPGDKKAEDKFKQVSAAFDILGDAEKKKKFDAGEIDADGRETMRGFGGGQGPFGGGFNRGGGFGRGGGGEGPEIDLNDLFGDILGRNRGAGTGGGFGGGGFSAKGADVRARLDIDLEESIKGGKKRVAFSDGRTIDVTIPAGAQEGQTLRLKGQGSPGRGGPGDALIELAVKPHPIYRKEGEHLVMDLPVSVPDAVLGGKVEAPTPDGPVNVTVPKGANSGAKLRLKGRGLADAKGHRGDLYARLVVTLPETIDEDLEKFAQAWREQKPYTPKRR encoded by the coding sequence TTGGCGCGCGACCCCTATCTGGAGCTTGGCGTTTCCCGCGGCGCGAGCGCGGACGAGATCCGCAAGGCCTTCCGCAAGCTGGCCAAGCAGTATCACCCCGACACCAATCCGGGGGACAAGAAGGCCGAGGACAAGTTCAAGCAGGTCAGCGCCGCCTTCGACATCCTCGGTGACGCCGAGAAGAAGAAGAAGTTCGACGCCGGCGAGATCGACGCCGACGGCCGCGAGACCATGCGCGGCTTCGGCGGCGGCCAGGGTCCGTTCGGCGGTGGTTTCAACCGGGGCGGCGGCTTCGGGCGCGGCGGCGGGGGTGAGGGCCCCGAGATCGACCTCAACGACCTGTTCGGCGACATCCTGGGCCGCAATCGTGGCGCGGGCACCGGCGGCGGGTTCGGCGGCGGCGGCTTCTCGGCCAAGGGCGCGGACGTGCGCGCGCGGCTCGACATCGACCTGGAAGAGTCGATCAAGGGCGGCAAGAAGCGCGTGGCCTTCTCGGACGGCCGCACCATCGACGTGACCATCCCGGCCGGCGCCCAGGAAGGCCAGACCCTGCGCCTGAAGGGCCAGGGCAGCCCGGGCCGCGGCGGCCCCGGCGATGCTTTGATCGAGCTGGCGGTCAAGCCGCACCCGATCTACCGCAAGGAAGGCGAGCACTTGGTCATGGACCTGCCGGTCAGCGTTCCCGACGCGGTGCTGGGCGGCAAGGTCGAGGCCCCGACCCCCGACGGTCCGGTCAACGTGACCGTGCCCAAGGGCGCCAACAGCGGCGCCAAGCTGCGCCTGAAGGGGCGCGGCCTGGCCGACGCCAAGGGCCATCGCGGCGACCTCTACGCCCGCCTGGTCGTCACCCTCCCCGAGACCATCGACGAGGACCTGGAGAAGTTCGCCCAGGCCTGGCGCGAGCAGAAGCCCTACACGCCCAAGCGGCGGTAG
- a CDS encoding helix-turn-helix transcriptional regulator — protein MIAEQSSRELSANRPQAFPFALVDDDRRPRRRPGQAPDLATIDLLVRESLERLEDDPRAVRRCLTAARRLLTPEDHNPPGGLAPWQVKRIGRYVDEGLDRRLTLAEAAEQVRLSPSHFSRCFRVSFGAPFSKHVTRRRLERARWLMMTTGQSLGQIALACGFADQAHFTRAFTNLTGGAPGRWRRLTIDAERLAQ, from the coding sequence ATGATCGCGGAACAGTCGTCTCGAGAGCTATCCGCCAACCGCCCCCAGGCGTTCCCGTTCGCGCTCGTCGACGACGATCGCCGGCCGCGTCGAAGGCCCGGCCAGGCGCCGGACCTGGCGACGATCGATCTTCTCGTGCGCGAGAGCCTGGAGCGGCTCGAAGACGATCCCCGGGCGGTTCGCCGCTGCCTCACCGCCGCGCGCCGCCTGCTCACGCCGGAAGATCACAATCCGCCAGGCGGCCTTGCGCCCTGGCAGGTCAAGCGCATCGGCCGCTATGTCGACGAGGGGCTGGACCGCCGCCTCACCCTGGCCGAGGCGGCCGAACAGGTGCGGCTCAGCCCCAGCCATTTCTCTCGCTGCTTTCGGGTCAGCTTCGGCGCGCCGTTCAGCAAGCACGTCACCCGCCGGCGCTTGGAGCGGGCGCGCTGGCTGATGATGACCACCGGGCAGAGCCTTGGTCAGATCGCCCTGGCCTGCGGCTTCGCCGACCAGGCGCATTTCACCCGCGCCTTCACCAACCTCACCGGCGGTGCGCCGGGCAGGTGGCGCCGGCTGACGATCGACGCAGAGCGCCTCGCGCAGTGA
- a CDS encoding Rid family hydrolase, with the protein MTNPSATIDKQAAYLGVPWEDAYGYAQAIKVGNTIRVSGQLSHDDQGKLIAPAALDAHGRPADFSTMEAQMRATYANAAKVLAQYGASLDNVVEETLYVLDVDAAFAVASKVRGEAYDVARPMVASNLIGVSRLAFPEQIIEITFTALLPET; encoded by the coding sequence ATGACGAACCCGAGCGCAACCATCGACAAGCAAGCCGCCTATCTGGGCGTTCCGTGGGAGGACGCTTACGGCTACGCCCAGGCGATCAAGGTGGGGAACACGATCCGGGTGTCGGGCCAGCTGAGCCATGACGACCAGGGCAAGCTGATCGCGCCGGCCGCGCTGGACGCGCACGGCCGGCCCGCCGATTTCTCGACCATGGAGGCGCAGATGCGCGCCACCTACGCCAATGCGGCCAAGGTGCTGGCGCAGTACGGGGCCAGCCTCGACAACGTGGTGGAAGAAACCCTCTACGTGCTCGACGTCGACGCGGCGTTCGCCGTCGCGTCCAAGGTTCGCGGCGAAGCCTACGACGTGGCCCGGCCGATGGTGGCCAGCAACCTGATCGGGGTGTCGCGCCTGGCGTTTCCCGAGCAGATCATCGAGATCACCTTCACCGCCCTGCTGCCGGAAACCTGA